A window of the Parabacteroides merdae ATCC 43184 genome harbors these coding sequences:
- a CDS encoding TonB-dependent receptor: protein MKKVFRSAALLFLCTTMYAQDISQTMSMNLQNVTLKEFFKNLEAQTSFSVVYRDIILSENPDVVVSASNRPLKDILSQVLEKHGLSYKVSNKTIVIVKAEAQAPVKQRKTKKISGVITDETGLPVAGANIVVKGTTNGTISDMDGNFSLEAAPGEMLEISYIGFLPMEVKIDNKNTFDILMKEDAQGLDEVVVIGYGTVKKRDLTGAVASVNAAKISAVPTSTASEALQGRIPGVVVSNANWSPGSTPNVMIRGKRSITASNDPLYVIDGVPVTGGIGEISPSDIESMEVLKDASATAIYGARGANGVILITTKQGKSGKTQIDYNGYVGAQTILNQLDFWDGPEYAEYTRESYRNTSNNSIRYNSDVASKEQDMVCPGFTRDPSIMESVMMGWGDDGVYYPSHVRTTRYMDHVTRTGMVTDHQLSIRGGGERTNFLASATYNKNNGIFKDEDYERYSIRLNLNHEINKYVKIGAQTQYSHAIQQRGAGLASGWRLSPLAQLWDENGEIIPLPGSYNVYNTMMDLVPGAVDRPVKTTRYLGSYSLDIKLPVDGLKFRSNLGLDARTVQDYEFWSAKTSNRGMGTSYAKNAVDKYTMFTLENMLFYDKTFNDKHTLGVTLLQSIQEDKRESVNVAMENLPADNLKYYDLGSGLVTNTIGSAMVKWNMASFMGRINYNYLGRYLLTVSARYDGSSRLADGHKWVLFPSAALAWRINEESFMSSTSGWLDNLKLRLGFGKTGNSAVDPYQTKGTLSLIRYPFDNGGTPTIGYAPNAMANSLLTWETTDQWNLGIDFGVLRGRINGTIDLYMQNTHDLLLKRQLPVVSGFPDVLSNVGKTRNKGIEVSINSMNINSKDFQWTTDLMLSSNKEEIVELYNGKNDDIGSKWFIGQPVNVHYDYRKVGIWQNTESDLAEMAKFAANGTEFAPGDIKIQDVNGDYKITDADKQILGNPRPKLIASMVNTFNYKGFDLSVFLYASFGAMLYNDIYAVEHCGRNGGVKVDYWTPNNPTNAYPRPSIDEERPIYITSTYYEKADFLRVKTMTLGYTLPKTLTNKFLVEKLRVYFTAQNPFIFTNYTGIDPEAAKVNSAGNPETNGSGFGTPSVSSWIFGINLTL from the coding sequence ATGAAGAAAGTATTTCGGAGTGCAGCACTCCTGTTTTTGTGTACAACCATGTACGCACAGGACATTTCGCAAACAATGTCAATGAATTTGCAAAATGTCACATTAAAAGAATTTTTTAAGAATCTGGAGGCACAGACTTCTTTTTCGGTTGTTTACCGGGATATTATCCTGAGTGAAAATCCTGATGTAGTCGTTTCTGCTTCCAATCGCCCGTTAAAGGATATCCTGTCTCAGGTACTGGAAAAACACGGCCTTTCCTACAAAGTGAGTAATAAGACGATCGTTATCGTTAAGGCAGAAGCGCAGGCTCCCGTGAAACAGCGAAAAACCAAGAAAATATCTGGTGTGATTACCGATGAAACAGGTCTTCCGGTAGCTGGAGCGAATATCGTAGTCAAGGGAACGACTAATGGGACCATTTCGGATATGGATGGAAACTTCTCTTTAGAGGCTGCTCCGGGGGAGATGTTGGAAATATCCTATATCGGTTTTTTGCCTATGGAAGTAAAGATCGATAACAAGAATACGTTTGACATCCTGATGAAAGAGGATGCACAAGGTTTGGATGAAGTTGTCGTGATTGGTTATGGTACGGTAAAGAAAAGAGATTTGACTGGAGCTGTCGCTTCTGTCAATGCTGCCAAGATTTCAGCTGTTCCGACCTCTACGGCATCGGAAGCCTTGCAGGGACGTATTCCGGGGGTTGTCGTTTCGAACGCCAACTGGTCGCCAGGCTCTACTCCGAACGTGATGATCCGTGGTAAACGTTCGATCACGGCAAGCAATGATCCGTTGTATGTGATTGATGGTGTTCCCGTTACTGGCGGTATTGGCGAAATCAGCCCGTCGGATATAGAGTCGATGGAAGTGTTGAAGGATGCGTCGGCAACAGCAATCTATGGTGCTCGTGGTGCGAACGGTGTTATCCTGATTACGACCAAGCAGGGGAAATCAGGCAAGACTCAGATCGATTATAACGGATATGTCGGGGCGCAGACAATTTTGAACCAGCTCGATTTTTGGGATGGTCCGGAATATGCCGAATATACGCGCGAGTCTTATCGCAATACGAGCAATAATTCGATCCGCTACAACTCGGATGTGGCTTCAAAGGAGCAGGATATGGTTTGTCCGGGATTTACACGTGACCCGTCGATCATGGAATCGGTCATGATGGGTTGGGGTGACGATGGCGTTTACTATCCGTCCCATGTGCGTACGACCCGCTATATGGATCATGTGACCCGCACCGGTATGGTGACCGACCATCAATTGAGTATCCGAGGTGGTGGCGAACGGACGAACTTCTTGGCTTCCGCTACTTACAATAAGAATAACGGCATTTTCAAGGATGAGGATTATGAACGTTATTCGATCCGTTTGAATCTGAACCACGAAATCAACAAATATGTGAAGATCGGGGCGCAGACGCAATATTCGCATGCCATTCAGCAACGCGGGGCCGGACTTGCCAGTGGTTGGCGTTTAAGCCCGTTGGCTCAGTTGTGGGATGAGAATGGCGAGATTATTCCGTTACCAGGGTCTTATAATGTCTACAATACGATGATGGACCTTGTTCCGGGTGCAGTGGACCGTCCTGTGAAAACAACCCGTTACCTGGGTAGCTATTCTCTGGATATCAAACTGCCGGTCGACGGACTGAAGTTCCGCTCTAACCTGGGCCTCGATGCCCGTACCGTACAGGACTACGAATTCTGGTCCGCTAAAACGAGTAATCGTGGCATGGGGACTTCTTATGCGAAGAATGCCGTTGACAAATACACGATGTTTACTTTGGAAAACATGCTTTTCTATGATAAGACGTTCAACGACAAACACACCTTGGGCGTGACTTTATTGCAGTCCATTCAAGAAGACAAAAGGGAAAGTGTGAACGTCGCAATGGAGAATCTGCCGGCCGATAACCTGAAATATTATGATCTGGGGTCGGGCTTGGTGACCAATACGATCGGCAGCGCGATGGTCAAGTGGAATATGGCTTCTTTCATGGGACGTATCAATTATAACTATTTAGGACGTTACCTCCTGACGGTTTCTGCCCGTTATGACGGTTCGTCTCGTCTGGCTGACGGACACAAGTGGGTGCTTTTCCCTTCTGCCGCATTGGCATGGCGTATCAATGAAGAATCTTTCATGTCGAGTACATCCGGATGGTTGGATAACCTGAAATTAAGACTTGGTTTTGGTAAGACTGGTAATTCGGCCGTAGATCCTTACCAAACGAAAGGTACGTTGTCGTTGATTCGTTATCCGTTTGATAATGGTGGAACTCCAACGATCGGCTATGCCCCGAATGCGATGGCGAACAGTCTGTTGACTTGGGAAACGACGGACCAGTGGAATTTGGGTATCGATTTCGGTGTGTTGAGAGGACGTATCAACGGGACGATTGACTTGTATATGCAGAATACACATGATTTGTTGCTGAAACGCCAGTTACCGGTTGTTTCCGGTTTTCCCGATGTGCTATCGAATGTGGGTAAAACGCGTAATAAGGGTATAGAAGTTTCTATCAACTCTATGAACATCAATTCGAAAGACTTCCAGTGGACAACTGATTTGATGCTGTCTTCCAACAAGGAAGAAATCGTTGAACTGTATAATGGCAAGAACGACGATATCGGTAGCAAATGGTTTATCGGCCAGCCGGTGAATGTTCATTATGACTACCGGAAAGTAGGTATCTGGCAGAACACGGAGTCAGATCTTGCCGAGATGGCAAAATTCGCCGCCAACGGTACGGAGTTTGCTCCGGGCGATATCAAGATACAGGATGTGAATGGCGACTATAAGATTACGGATGCCGATAAGCAAATTCTGGGAAACCCACGTCCGAAGTTGATTGCCAGTATGGTGAATACTTTCAACTATAAAGGTTTCGACCTGTCGGTCTTTTTATATGCGAGTTTCGGTGCTATGCTGTATAATGATATTTATGCTGTGGAACATTGCGGACGTAACGGCGGTGTGAAAGTAGACTACTGGACACCGAATAACCCGACGAACGCTTATCCTCGTCCGAGTATTGATGAGGAGCGCCCGATCTACATCACATCCACTTATTATGAAAAAGCGGATTTCTTGCGTGTAAAGACAATGACATTGGGATATACCTTGCCGAAGACCTTGACCAATAAGTTCCTGGTGGAGAAACTGCGTGTTTATTTTACAGCCCAGAATCCGTTTATCTTTACCAATTATACGGGTATTGATCCGGAAGCAGCTAAAGTAAATTCGGCCGGTAACCCTGAAACCAACGGTAGTGGTTTCGGCACTCCGAGTGTCAGTTCCTGGATTTTTGGTATAAACTTGACTTTGTAA
- a CDS encoding 3'-5' exonuclease, whose protein sequence is MERFAAIDFEIANGKRSSICSIGVAIIEDNKVIDSVYMLVRPYPNFYTRFTTAIHGITMQDTIDSPDFEEAWTRIAGRLQDIPLVAHNSSFDEGCLRAAHEAYDLAYPKYQFYCTCRLSRRMYPFLANHQLQTVAAHCGYDLTYHHHAMADAYACAHIAATMMREKGVERLCDL, encoded by the coding sequence ATGGAACGCTTTGCCGCAATTGACTTTGAGATCGCTAATGGAAAGCGCAGTAGTATTTGCAGTATCGGGGTTGCTATTATTGAGGACAATAAGGTAATCGATTCTGTTTACATGCTGGTCCGTCCCTATCCGAACTTCTACACTCGGTTTACTACTGCCATTCATGGCATAACCATGCAGGATACAATCGACTCTCCCGACTTTGAGGAAGCCTGGACCAGGATAGCCGGCAGATTGCAAGATATCCCACTGGTTGCCCATAACAGTTCTTTTGACGAAGGTTGCCTGCGGGCAGCTCACGAAGCCTATGACCTTGCCTATCCCAAATATCAGTTTTATTGCACCTGCCGTTTGTCGAGGCGCATGTATCCTTTCCTGGCTAACCACCAACTACAGACTGTTGCCGCTCATTGCGGATACGATCTGACCTATCATCACCATGCAATGGCTGATGCTTATGCCTGTGCTCATATCGCGGCAACCATGATGCGGGAAAAGGGAGTCGAAAGGCTGTGTGATTTATGA
- a CDS encoding dicarboxylate/amino acid:cation symporter, whose product MKKLKVSLLAKVVIAIAAGVVFGQFLPGGIARIFVTFNSLFGNFLSFSIPLIILGLVTPAIGELGKGAGRLLALTALIAYGSTIFSGFFTYFSSSAIFPHILPVNTELTAMENPEDFMLQPYFIVAMPPLMDVMTALLLSFTIGLGLSYINGETLRESFSDFQKIITKLIEAVIIPLLPLHIFGIFLNMTVSGQVMGVITMFLKVIIVIFVLHVLLLLIQFTIAGSMSGKNPLRLLKNMLPAYATALGTQSSAATIPVTLAQAVKNGVRENIAIFVIPLCATIHLAGSTMKITACAMAIMYMSGEPVTFTSLAGFIMMLGVTMIAAPGVPGGAIMAALGLLQSMLGFNETLQALMIALYIAMDSFGTACNVTGDGAIAVVVDKIAGKQKTGTSQP is encoded by the coding sequence ATGAAAAAGCTAAAAGTGTCGTTGCTGGCTAAGGTTGTCATTGCCATCGCAGCCGGCGTTGTATTCGGGCAGTTCCTGCCCGGCGGGATCGCCCGCATCTTTGTTACATTTAATTCTTTGTTCGGCAACTTCCTGTCGTTTTCGATCCCACTCATTATTCTAGGGTTGGTGACACCAGCCATCGGGGAATTAGGCAAAGGGGCCGGCAGATTGCTGGCCTTGACCGCACTGATCGCATATGGCTCAACTATCTTCTCTGGTTTCTTCACCTATTTCAGCAGTTCGGCAATCTTCCCACATATCCTACCGGTCAACACGGAGTTAACAGCAATGGAAAATCCCGAAGACTTCATGTTGCAACCCTATTTTATAGTCGCCATGCCACCTTTGATGGATGTCATGACAGCTTTGCTTCTATCCTTCACCATCGGGCTTGGCTTGTCTTATATTAATGGGGAAACATTGCGCGAATCCTTTTCCGATTTCCAGAAAATCATTACGAAACTGATCGAGGCGGTTATCATCCCTTTATTGCCACTTCATATCTTCGGCATTTTCCTGAACATGACGGTGAGCGGGCAAGTCATGGGCGTGATTACCATGTTCTTGAAAGTGATAATCGTGATATTTGTCCTGCATGTGTTGCTATTACTTATCCAGTTTACGATTGCCGGCAGCATGAGTGGAAAAAATCCGTTGCGGCTACTGAAAAATATGCTTCCGGCTTACGCGACCGCACTGGGGACACAATCCTCAGCCGCCACCATCCCTGTAACATTGGCTCAGGCGGTCAAGAACGGGGTGCGGGAGAACATCGCAATCTTCGTCATTCCCCTTTGTGCTACTATCCATCTGGCAGGTAGCACGATGAAGATTACCGCCTGCGCGATGGCAATCATGTATATGTCAGGCGAACCTGTCACCTTCACTTCTCTTGCCGGATTCATCATGATGTTAGGGGTCACAATGATAGCAGCTCCCGGTGTACCGGGTGGCGCTATCATGGCAGCACTCGGATTACTGCAAAGCATGTTAGGGTTTAACGAGACATTACAGGCGCTGATGATCGCCCTTTACATCGCGATGGACAGTTTCGGGACTGCTTGCAACGTGACAGGCGACGGGGCGATTGCAGTTGTGGTAGACAAGATCGCCGGCAAGCAAAAGACTGGGACAAGTCAGCCGTAG
- a CDS encoding S41 family peptidase, with the protein MKKKLIFSLLVLAGVPSLSMAVDEARLLRFPATNGNEIVFSYAGDLYKVPATGGEARRLTSHVGYEMFPRFSPDGKTIAFTGQYDGNTEVYTMPVTGGEPLRVTYTATNSRDDLGDRMGPNNIVMTWTPDGSRIVYRNRISDGFSGKLFTVEKEGGLSEAIPLPEGGFCSYSPDGKQLAYNRVMREFRTWKYYKGGMADDVWIYSSDKKTVENITDNPAQDIIPMWIGDEIFFLSDRDRTMNIFVYNTKTKQTDKVTDFTEYDVKFPSANGNTIVFENGGYIYKMDAGSKKPEKVNITLTSDNIYARSEIKDGADYITEACLSPDGERLVVTARGEVFNLPVEKGVTKNITRSPGAHDRNAQWSPDGKFIVYISDATGETELYMQDAIGGEHVQLTKDNDTYIRGFELSPDSKAVVYTDRKNRMNLLDVATKKVTTLLQDPMGEPRGVTFSPDSKWLTYTRTGNNEYSIVYVYNLAEKKEYPVTDKWYDSSSPVFSTDGKYLVFASARDFNPTYGSLEWNHVYNNMYGVYLTLLSKDTPSPFIEKDAEVSVAKEESKKNTSVKKEETRKDEFATSAVKIDFDGITDRVVKLPVSPSYYGNFYSDGNKVYYWGRGGTRVFDLKEQKEDVVADGASMGVEPGSKKVLFFKGDALYVTDIPSGKADLGDPVNLSNMKIAVDYPKEWAQIFDEAWRAYRDGFYLENMHGVDWNAVKAKYQVLVPYAKTRLDLNYIIGEMIGELNCGHAYVNPGEVERPNRIKTGLLGAEISRDKSGFFRLEKILPGASWSKSLRSPLTEPGIEAKAGEFIVAIDGVPTNSVKDMYSLLVGKAGVPTEILLNSKPQLEGARKTVISPLEEEYSLYHYNWVQDNIKKVDKASNGKIGYIYIPDMGPEGLNEFSRYFYPQLNKEGLIIDDRANGGGNVSPMILERLSREPYRLTMRRGSARIGTVPDAVQVGPKVCLINKYSASDGDLFPWGFRALGLGKLIGTRTWGGIVGISGSLPYMDGTDIRVPFFTSFDPKTGSWIIENHGVDPDILIDNDPVKEWNGEDQQLDRAIQEVMKELQDRKPLPGVPTPRDFSK; encoded by the coding sequence ATGAAGAAGAAACTTATCTTTTCTTTATTGGTTCTGGCTGGTGTCCCTTCACTGTCGATGGCGGTGGACGAAGCGCGTTTGTTGCGTTTCCCGGCTACGAACGGCAATGAGATTGTTTTCTCGTATGCGGGCGACCTCTACAAGGTTCCGGCTACGGGTGGCGAAGCCAGGCGCCTGACTTCGCATGTGGGGTACGAAATGTTTCCTCGTTTTTCACCGGACGGCAAAACGATTGCATTCACCGGGCAATACGATGGTAATACAGAAGTGTATACCATGCCGGTGACGGGTGGAGAACCGCTGCGTGTGACCTATACGGCAACAAACAGCCGGGATGACTTGGGTGATCGTATGGGACCGAACAATATCGTGATGACCTGGACGCCTGATGGCAGTCGGATTGTGTATCGCAACCGCATCAGCGATGGCTTTAGCGGAAAGTTGTTCACGGTGGAAAAGGAGGGTGGCTTGTCTGAAGCCATACCTCTTCCTGAAGGTGGATTCTGCAGCTATTCTCCCGATGGTAAACAGTTGGCTTATAACCGTGTCATGCGGGAGTTCCGTACCTGGAAATACTACAAAGGCGGGATGGCGGATGATGTCTGGATCTATAGTTCCGATAAGAAGACAGTCGAAAACATTACGGACAATCCTGCACAGGACATTATCCCGATGTGGATCGGCGATGAAATCTTCTTTCTTTCCGACCGTGACCGAACAATGAACATCTTTGTTTATAATACGAAGACCAAACAGACGGACAAAGTCACTGACTTTACCGAATACGACGTAAAGTTCCCAAGCGCAAATGGCAATACGATCGTTTTTGAAAATGGCGGTTATATTTATAAGATGGATGCTGGGAGTAAGAAGCCCGAAAAGGTGAACATCACCTTGACTTCCGACAATATTTACGCCCGTAGCGAAATTAAGGATGGAGCTGACTATATTACCGAGGCCTGCCTGTCGCCCGACGGTGAACGTTTAGTGGTGACTGCCCGTGGCGAAGTGTTCAACTTGCCGGTTGAGAAGGGTGTGACAAAGAATATCACCCGTTCGCCAGGAGCACATGACCGCAATGCGCAATGGTCGCCCGACGGCAAATTCATCGTCTATATTTCGGATGCGACCGGAGAGACAGAACTCTATATGCAGGATGCCATTGGAGGCGAACACGTCCAGCTGACAAAGGATAATGACACTTATATCCGCGGTTTTGAACTAAGCCCGGATTCCAAAGCGGTTGTTTATACGGATCGTAAGAACCGTATGAATCTCTTGGACGTTGCTACAAAGAAGGTGACGACCTTGTTGCAGGACCCGATGGGCGAGCCGCGGGGAGTGACTTTTTCGCCGGATAGCAAGTGGCTGACTTATACCCGTACAGGGAACAATGAATATAGTATCGTTTATGTTTATAATCTGGCTGAAAAGAAAGAATACCCGGTGACAGACAAGTGGTATGATTCCTCTTCCCCGGTATTCAGTACGGACGGTAAATATCTGGTTTTTGCATCTGCCCGTGATTTTAATCCGACTTATGGATCGCTGGAATGGAACCATGTCTATAATAATATGTACGGGGTTTATTTGACGTTGTTGTCCAAAGATACTCCTTCGCCTTTCATTGAGAAGGATGCGGAAGTCTCTGTTGCCAAAGAGGAATCAAAGAAAAATACATCGGTTAAGAAGGAGGAGACAAGGAAAGACGAGTTTGCCACTTCTGCTGTCAAGATCGATTTCGATGGGATTACGGATCGTGTCGTCAAGTTGCCGGTGAGTCCTTCCTATTATGGGAATTTTTATTCAGACGGAAACAAGGTTTACTACTGGGGACGTGGAGGTACGAGAGTATTCGACTTGAAAGAGCAGAAGGAAGACGTGGTGGCCGATGGCGCTTCTATGGGTGTCGAACCCGGTAGCAAGAAAGTGCTCTTCTTCAAAGGTGATGCTCTTTATGTGACGGATATTCCTTCGGGAAAGGCAGACTTGGGTGATCCGGTGAACTTGTCGAATATGAAGATTGCGGTCGATTATCCGAAGGAATGGGCGCAGATTTTTGATGAGGCATGGCGGGCTTATCGCGATGGTTTCTATCTAGAGAATATGCATGGGGTAGATTGGAATGCGGTCAAAGCAAAATATCAGGTGCTTGTCCCATATGCCAAGACACGTCTGGATTTGAATTACATCATCGGTGAAATGATCGGCGAACTGAACTGTGGTCATGCATATGTGAATCCGGGTGAAGTAGAACGTCCCAACAGGATAAAGACGGGGCTGTTAGGCGCTGAGATCTCCCGTGATAAGAGTGGTTTCTTCCGTTTGGAAAAGATCTTGCCGGGCGCTTCCTGGAGCAAGTCGTTGCGTTCTCCGTTGACGGAGCCGGGCATTGAGGCGAAGGCTGGCGAGTTTATCGTGGCGATCGACGGTGTGCCGACAAACAGTGTGAAAGACATGTATTCGTTGTTGGTCGGCAAGGCTGGTGTCCCGACGGAGATTTTGTTGAACAGTAAACCGCAGCTGGAGGGAGCACGCAAAACCGTGATCAGTCCGCTGGAAGAAGAATATTCTTTGTATCATTATAACTGGGTACAGGATAATATTAAGAAAGTCGATAAAGCATCGAACGGCAAGATCGGCTATATCTATATTCCGGATATGGGACCAGAAGGACTGAATGAATTCTCCCGCTATTTCTATCCGCAGCTCAACAAGGAAGGGTTGATTATTGACGACCGTGCCAATGGGGGGGGGAATGTTTCGCCGATGATCCTCGAACGCCTTTCCCGTGAACCGTATCGGTTGACGATGCGTCGTGGTTCAGCCCGTATCGGAACTGTTCCCGATGCCGTGCAAGTAGGTCCGAAAGTATGCTTGATCAATAAATATTCGGCTTCCGACGGCGACCTCTTCCCTTGGGGCTTCCGTGCGCTGGGATTGGGCAAACTGATCGGGACTCGTACGTGGGGTGGAATTGTCGGTATCAGTGGCTCGTTACCTTATATGGACGGGACGGACATCCGTGTACCTTTCTTCACAAGTTTCGATCCGAAAACCGGTAGCTGGATTATTGAGAATCATGGTGTCGATCCTGATATCCTGATCGATAATGATCCCGTCAAAGAATGGAACGGTGAAGACCAGCAACTCGACCGTGCCATTCAGGAGGTCATGAAAGAACTCCAGGACCGCAAACCGCTTCCGGGAGTGCCGACACCGAGAGACTTTAGTAAATAA
- a CDS encoding RagB/SusD family nutrient uptake outer membrane protein, with translation MKMKSVYCYMLAGLMLSASSCSSWLSEDDAPVMSYDYYETEAGVNAAITAAYGFLRWGVGGERFDVLTELGTDLFTEGEDGSNRESYNKYATQLNPDDGILYEMWENHYKGISDANIAMQKIRDSQDLLESVKIQSYAEMQFIRAYLYFDLVQQFGRIPLVTEGSFEIRTDFKRAPIADVYNVIISDLRNAAENLPEKASVLGRATRYSAAHLLAKVYLTRGSAVKDARGQKATDMDSTLYYAEQVINSGAYALQENFSSLWDIKNQGNSEAVFAVQFTTEPMFNGDGNKQHLYWLSWYEDQPGMLRDIENGRPYRRHVATKKTMDDLFDRLHDSRFYKSFKWVYYANNVSTLPVWESLSYDGNVYFTPDPSKGQIEGELKFQHGDTAIYYTMQETGLASNSDEMRKLRADYTYSYFPREMHSIRYFPSLVKYLDPSRPSVSEEKGSREWVRMRLGETYLLAAEAAGRKGDFDKAAEYINVIRKRAAWAEGEQKDQQIWLFEGGVNDTKSTYDALKVSPADLQGDFIEFILNERGRELLGETNRWEDLVRCELLYDWVKKYNPDAIYIKPYHKLRPIPQKHIDRLNPVGELSEEQNEGYY, from the coding sequence ATGAAAATGAAATCTGTATATTGCTATATGCTGGCAGGTCTGATGTTATCTGCTTCAAGTTGCAGTAGTTGGTTAAGCGAAGACGATGCACCGGTGATGTCGTACGATTATTATGAAACGGAAGCCGGTGTAAATGCAGCCATTACGGCAGCTTACGGTTTTCTTCGTTGGGGAGTTGGTGGTGAACGTTTCGATGTATTGACCGAATTAGGAACCGATTTGTTCACGGAAGGGGAAGATGGTAGTAATCGTGAATCGTATAATAAATATGCGACACAGTTGAATCCGGACGACGGTATTCTGTATGAAATGTGGGAAAATCACTACAAAGGGATTAGTGATGCCAATATCGCCATGCAGAAGATTCGGGATTCCCAAGACTTGTTGGAGAGTGTGAAAATACAAAGTTATGCCGAAATGCAATTTATCCGCGCCTATTTATATTTTGATTTGGTGCAGCAGTTTGGGCGTATTCCTTTGGTCACGGAAGGTAGTTTCGAGATTCGGACGGACTTCAAGCGTGCTCCGATCGCTGATGTTTATAATGTTATTATCAGTGATTTACGTAATGCCGCCGAAAATTTACCGGAGAAGGCTTCTGTTTTAGGACGTGCCACACGTTACTCAGCTGCCCATTTGTTGGCGAAGGTTTATCTGACTCGTGGTAGCGCAGTCAAAGATGCGCGTGGTCAGAAAGCGACAGATATGGATAGTACGCTTTATTATGCTGAGCAAGTGATCAACAGTGGAGCTTATGCTTTGCAAGAAAACTTCTCCTCTCTGTGGGATATCAAGAATCAGGGGAACTCCGAAGCTGTGTTTGCCGTGCAGTTCACAACCGAGCCGATGTTTAACGGAGATGGTAACAAGCAGCATCTCTATTGGCTGTCTTGGTATGAAGATCAGCCGGGTATGTTGAGAGATATTGAAAACGGTCGTCCGTACCGTCGTCACGTGGCGACAAAGAAAACGATGGACGATTTATTCGATCGTTTGCATGATTCACGTTTTTATAAGAGTTTCAAATGGGTCTACTATGCAAATAATGTAAGCACGCTGCCTGTTTGGGAGTCGCTTTCTTATGACGGAAACGTCTATTTTACGCCGGATCCTTCTAAAGGGCAAATAGAGGGCGAGTTGAAATTCCAGCATGGCGATACGGCGATTTATTATACGATGCAGGAAACAGGGCTTGCTTCTAATAGTGACGAGATGCGGAAATTGCGTGCAGACTATACTTATTCTTATTTCCCTCGCGAAATGCATTCGATCCGTTATTTTCCGTCACTGGTGAAATACCTTGATCCGAGCCGTCCTTCTGTGTCTGAAGAAAAGGGATCTCGCGAATGGGTGCGTATGCGTTTGGGAGAAACGTATTTGTTGGCAGCGGAAGCTGCCGGTCGTAAAGGTGATTTCGACAAGGCTGCTGAATATATCAATGTGATCCGCAAGCGTGCCGCTTGGGCCGAAGGTGAGCAAAAAGACCAGCAGATCTGGCTTTTCGAAGGTGGAGTGAACGATACGAAGAGTACGTATGATGCACTTAAAGTTTCTCCGGCTGATCTACAAGGTGATTTTATCGAATTTATTCTGAACGAACGCGGACGTGAATTACTGGGAGAAACCAATCGTTGGGAAGATTTGGTTCGTTGTGAACTGCTGTATGATTGGGTGAAGAAATACAATCCGGATGCAATCTACATTAAACCGTATCACAAACTTCGTCCTATCCCGCAGAAACACATCGACCGTCTGAATCCTGTTGGTGAGCTCAGTGAAGAACAGAATGAAGGTTATTATTGA